A part of Salvelinus sp. IW2-2015 linkage group LG16, ASM291031v2, whole genome shotgun sequence genomic DNA contains:
- the LOC111975667 gene encoding growth arrest and DNA damage-inducible protein GADD45 alpha-like, which produces MRKRADTQGRELNWDVKRDHLWISCLQRGYFLMCNMTFEEXSGENSTERMDSVAKALEEVLSSALPQGCITVGVYEAAKSLNVDPDNVVLCLLATDEEQVEDVALQIHFTLIQAFCCENDINILRVSNMRRLAEILGGVKPGGEPMDMHCVLVTNPQLTTWKDPALSKVNLFCRDSRILDQWVPIINLPD; this is translated from the exons ATGAGAAAAAGAGCAGACACACAAGGTCGCGAACTTAACTGGGACGTGAAGAGAGACCATCTGTGGATATCCTGTCTTCAACGTGGATATTTTCTAATGTGCAATATGACTTTTGAGGAAAMCAGCGGAGAAAACTCTACAGAAAG GATGGATTCGGTGGCTAAAGCACTGGAGGAGGTCCTCAGCTCCGCGTTACCTCAGGGTTGCATCACTGTCGGGGTATACGAGGCAGCCAAGTCACTCAATGT TGACCCGGATAATGTGGTGTTGTGCCTCCTGGCTACGGACGAGGAACAGGTAGAAGACGTGGCCCTCCAGATCCACTTTACCCTTATCCAGGCGTTCTGCTGCGAGAACGACATCAACATCCTGCGGGTCAGCAACATGAGGCGCCTCGCTGAGATCCTTGGAGGAGTGAAGCCAGGGGGAGAGCCAATGGACATGCACTGTGTACTAGTTACT AACCCCCAGTTGACCACATGGAAGGACCCAGCTCTGAGCAAAGTGAATCTCTTCTGTAGAGACAGTCGAATCCTGGACCAGTGGGTTCCCATTATCAACCTACCTGACTGA